The proteins below come from a single Dinghuibacter silviterrae genomic window:
- a CDS encoding TonB-dependent receptor, whose translation MTLPTMRPLFTCIAFLVAHLALGQTPVSGVVRDSASGQSMEGAVVTFVDLGGKDSTRTLTDSRGRFFIHREAKGDFVLMFSYVGYQTRAYQYPASMQTDVGAIDLAPFIVRMKDILIESPPIVLKTDTIEYRASAYTVKEDATVEDLFKKMPGIQVGADGSVTAGGQTVTKIKVNGKDFFGSDPKMATKNLPADIVEKVQVIDEKSDQAKFSGFDDGQRTKIINITLKKGVNGGYFARATAGGGTDGRYQASLTANRFNNDQQLSLIGNSNNINSNLFSFNTPGLSLGMGGFMSNYMNTMSNTGGANSLTNMANNGDMGFMSAGGNSNQTGVTTAHSGGVNYVDQWGKKLSVYGSYLYGYGSTVMDQQTAQQYFFPDSTYYRNQHQHTRTIQQNHRFYLNIEYTIDSVNSMKISPVLTYATMNQDNNMDFTSLDAQKVVSGGGIQAYQGSNSSPNLSGTILFRHRFERPGRTFSVNANLGTSTTSEQDDNLTTGQGVVDSLHQHYNLHTRTSNNGVRFSYTEPLSKDKSMEAYYLYNNATSYNDKRTYLVTDTGSFFSPQLSNAYTSHFITHQAGLNFRENKKKYNYTIGFGLQPTSLTGGSDLKDTLPATAQSRVNFLPQATFTYNFARTKIFTFRYNTAISQPSITQLQPLADYSNPLFITYGNPDLKPQYTHTFSANYNQFNLGTGKMLFTFLNASIIRHRIVNNTIILADTGQANRPQNLNGYYNVNALYVFSEPFKHRTWVLTFIGNATYTNDVSLVQNPDHASFVSSLPSTGHNWVVFQSATVEYYRKQWLELTAGVNYTGNWTHYALDTMGTGTFSTWAFTQTGRVDFLKTFSLNYEFRYSLNEGLQAGIGKNIALMNVWLEQRVLKRKGVIRLGVNDLFNSNASISRTSTGTYTQDVQSSVLNRYVMLSFAYKFQKFKGIQKTVKPRDGVMVMPQ comes from the coding sequence ATGACGCTCCCAACCATGAGACCACTGTTCACCTGCATCGCTTTTCTCGTTGCCCACCTCGCCCTGGGCCAGACTCCTGTATCGGGTGTGGTACGGGATTCCGCTTCCGGCCAGTCCATGGAAGGGGCGGTAGTGACTTTTGTGGACCTGGGCGGGAAGGATTCCACCCGTACGCTGACCGATAGCCGGGGCCGGTTTTTTATCCACAGGGAGGCGAAGGGGGACTTCGTCCTGATGTTTAGCTATGTGGGCTACCAGACACGGGCATACCAGTACCCGGCCTCGATGCAAACGGATGTGGGCGCCATCGACCTGGCGCCTTTTATTGTGCGGATGAAGGACATCCTCATCGAGTCACCGCCCATTGTTCTGAAGACGGACACGATCGAATACAGGGCGAGCGCCTACACCGTAAAAGAAGATGCGACGGTCGAAGACCTTTTTAAAAAAATGCCGGGGATACAGGTAGGCGCGGACGGGTCGGTCACGGCGGGCGGACAGACGGTGACAAAGATCAAGGTCAATGGGAAAGACTTTTTTGGGAGCGATCCGAAAATGGCGACAAAGAACCTGCCGGCCGACATCGTGGAAAAGGTCCAGGTGATCGATGAAAAGAGCGACCAGGCGAAGTTTTCGGGTTTTGACGACGGGCAGCGGACAAAGATCATCAACATCACCCTGAAAAAAGGGGTCAACGGGGGGTATTTCGCCCGGGCTACGGCCGGGGGCGGAACCGACGGTCGCTACCAGGCGAGCCTTACGGCCAACCGGTTTAACAACGACCAGCAGTTGTCTTTGATCGGTAACTCCAATAACATCAACAGCAACCTTTTCTCCTTTAATACGCCGGGGCTGTCTTTGGGTATGGGGGGATTTATGAGCAACTATATGAACACCATGTCCAACACGGGAGGGGCTAATTCCCTAACCAACATGGCCAACAACGGGGACATGGGTTTTATGTCGGCGGGGGGTAACAGCAACCAGACGGGGGTAACGACGGCGCACTCGGGGGGCGTGAACTACGTGGACCAGTGGGGAAAAAAGCTGAGCGTGTATGGCAGTTACCTGTATGGATACGGGTCCACGGTGATGGATCAGCAGACGGCGCAGCAATACTTTTTCCCCGATTCCACGTATTACCGGAATCAACATCAGCACACCCGGACGATCCAGCAAAACCACCGGTTCTACCTAAACATCGAATACACGATCGACTCTGTGAACTCGATGAAGATCAGCCCCGTGCTGACCTACGCCACGATGAACCAGGACAACAATATGGACTTTACCAGCCTGGATGCCCAAAAGGTGGTGTCGGGTGGCGGGATCCAGGCCTACCAGGGGTCCAACAGCAGCCCGAACCTAAGCGGGACCATTCTTTTCCGTCACCGGTTCGAACGGCCGGGACGGACGTTTTCCGTCAACGCCAACCTGGGTACGTCGACAACGAGTGAGCAGGACGACAACCTGACCACCGGGCAGGGGGTGGTGGATTCCCTGCACCAGCACTATAACCTGCACACGAGGACGAGCAACAACGGCGTCCGTTTTTCTTATACGGAACCGCTGTCCAAAGACAAATCGATGGAGGCGTACTATCTGTATAACAACGCCACCAGCTACAACGACAAGCGCACCTACCTGGTGACGGACACGGGAAGCTTTTTTAGCCCCCAGTTGAGCAACGCGTATACCTCTCACTTTATCACCCACCAGGCGGGGCTCAATTTCCGGGAGAATAAAAAGAAATACAATTATACGATCGGCTTTGGATTGCAGCCCACCTCTCTGACGGGGGGATCGGACCTGAAGGATACCCTGCCGGCCACCGCGCAAAGCCGCGTGAACTTTTTGCCGCAGGCGACCTTTACGTACAACTTTGCCCGGACAAAGATTTTCACCTTCCGCTACAACACCGCGATCAGCCAGCCGTCCATCACCCAGCTCCAGCCCCTGGCGGACTACAGCAACCCCTTGTTCATCACGTACGGGAACCCGGACCTGAAGCCACAGTATACGCACACCTTCAGCGCCAACTACAACCAGTTCAACCTGGGTACCGGCAAAATGCTGTTTACCTTTCTCAACGCCAGCATTATCCGGCACCGCATCGTCAACAACACCATCATCTTAGCCGACACCGGGCAGGCCAACCGTCCCCAGAACCTCAACGGCTATTACAACGTCAACGCCCTGTATGTGTTCTCCGAGCCCTTCAAGCACCGCACGTGGGTGTTGACGTTTATCGGGAACGCGACCTATACCAACGACGTCAGCCTGGTGCAGAACCCCGACCACGCCAGCTTCGTAAGTAGCCTCCCCAGCACCGGGCACAACTGGGTGGTGTTTCAAAGCGCGACCGTGGAATATTACCGCAAACAATGGCTGGAGCTGACGGCCGGGGTCAATTATACCGGCAACTGGACACACTATGCCCTGGACACCATGGGGACCGGGACCTTCAGTACCTGGGCCTTTACGCAAACGGGCCGGGTGGACTTTTTAAAGACCTTTAGTCTCAACTACGAGTTCCGGTATAGCCTGAATGAGGGGCTTCAGGCCGGGATCGGTAAAAACATAGCGCTGATGAATGTCTGGCTGGAACAACGCGTCCTCAAAAGAAAAGGGGTGATCCGGCTGGGGGTCAACGACCTTTTCAACAGCAACGCGAGCATCTCCCGGACCTCCACCGGGACGTACACACAGGATGTCCAGAGCAGTGTGCTGAACCGCTATGTCATGCTGAGTTTTGCTTATAAATTCCAGAAATTCAAGGGTATACAAAAAACGGTCAAGCCTAGGGACGGGGTAATGGTCATGCCACAGTAA
- the scpB gene encoding SMC-Scp complex subunit ScpB produces MELSQIIPHIEVLIFASDKPLTNAELLDLVNNALGFIEDRAVPEQVEAALEAIREKYASEFYPFEVRESGGGWQFLTKKEYHKTVALLVGDKFLKRLSAAALETLAIIAYKQPITKGEIESIRGVNSDYSVQKLLEKELIVISGRNEELPGKPLVYSTSRTFMDYFGLNSAAELPTIKEVLLEQPVLPFVVTNDHPVETDRLEEEDRLSVSASGDLVAGAKGDEPEQTTEEEQQPDPES; encoded by the coding sequence ATGGAGCTAAGCCAGATCATTCCCCATATCGAAGTGTTGATCTTTGCGAGCGACAAACCGTTGACCAATGCCGAATTGCTCGACCTGGTCAACAACGCCCTTGGCTTTATCGAAGACCGGGCGGTGCCCGAACAGGTCGAGGCGGCGCTGGAAGCCATCCGCGAGAAATACGCTTCGGAGTTTTATCCCTTCGAGGTCCGGGAAAGCGGCGGTGGCTGGCAGTTCCTGACCAAAAAGGAATACCACAAAACGGTGGCGCTCCTGGTCGGGGACAAGTTCCTCAAACGGTTGAGCGCCGCGGCCCTGGAGACACTGGCCATCATCGCCTATAAACAGCCCATCACCAAAGGAGAGATCGAATCGATCCGCGGTGTCAACAGCGACTATTCCGTGCAGAAGCTCCTGGAGAAGGAGCTGATCGTCATCTCCGGCAGGAATGAGGAGTTGCCGGGTAAACCCCTGGTGTATTCGACCTCGCGGACCTTTATGGACTATTTCGGGTTGAATTCGGCCGCGGAGCTGCCTACGATCAAGGAGGTCCTTTTGGAGCAACCGGTGTTGCCCTTTGTCGTGACGAATGACCATCCTGTTGAGACCGATCGCCTGGAGGAGGAAGACCGGTTGTCGGTGAGCGCCAGCGGCGACCTCGTGGCGGGCGCAAAGGGCGACGAGCCCGAACAGACCACTGAAGAAGAACAACAACCAGATCCCGAGTCCTGA
- the atpG gene encoding ATP synthase F1 subunit gamma, which translates to MSGQLKEVRLRIKSIQGTQQITKALKMVSAAKLRRAQDAILQMRPYAQKLQEVLANIVSNTDGDLGLNLATQRPVERVLYIVITSDRGTCGSYNSNVIKLARQSMQQKYPAALAAGKVTVWGIGKKGFEYFERNRFKVSASYKDIFLHLSFEQVQQAAQAAMKAFLDKEFDAVEIVYSEFRNAATQVFKVEPFLPIAKVESKAGAKKADFIFDPSKEALVAELMPKILNTQLFKAVLDANASEHGARMTAMDKATENANELLRNLKISYNRARQAAITTELTEIVSGAAALQG; encoded by the coding sequence ATGAGTGGTCAGTTAAAAGAAGTACGCCTCCGCATCAAATCCATCCAGGGAACCCAGCAGATCACCAAGGCATTGAAAATGGTGAGCGCCGCCAAGCTGCGCCGCGCCCAGGACGCCATCCTCCAGATGCGTCCCTACGCCCAGAAGCTGCAGGAAGTGCTGGCCAATATCGTGAGCAACACGGATGGAGATCTGGGGCTGAACCTGGCGACCCAACGGCCGGTAGAACGCGTATTGTACATTGTCATCACATCCGACCGCGGTACCTGCGGGAGCTATAACTCGAACGTGATCAAATTGGCCCGCCAGTCCATGCAACAGAAATACCCGGCTGCCTTAGCCGCCGGAAAGGTCACGGTCTGGGGTATTGGTAAAAAAGGCTTTGAATATTTCGAGCGCAACCGGTTCAAGGTGAGCGCCTCCTACAAAGACATTTTCCTGCACCTGTCCTTCGAGCAGGTCCAACAGGCCGCCCAGGCGGCCATGAAGGCCTTCCTGGACAAGGAATTCGACGCCGTGGAGATCGTCTATAGCGAATTCCGCAACGCTGCCACCCAGGTCTTCAAGGTGGAGCCTTTCCTCCCCATCGCCAAGGTGGAGAGCAAGGCCGGCGCCAAAAAGGCGGACTTTATTTTCGACCCTTCCAAAGAAGCGCTCGTGGCCGAGCTCATGCCGAAGATCCTCAATACCCAGTTGTTCAAGGCCGTCCTGGACGCCAATGCTTCGGAGCACGGGGCCAGGATGACCGCCATGGACAAGGCCACCGAAAATGCCAACGAGCTCTTGCGCAACCTCAAGATTTCGTACAACCGGGCCCGCCAGGCGGCCATTACCACCGAACTTACCGAGATCGTCAGCGGGGCAGCCGCCTTACAAGGCTGA
- a CDS encoding MFS transporter — protein MLTNKLRYIMATGCAILVGNIYYCQPLLGELSRSFAVSERSAAFVNIFTQAGYLLGLFFIVPLGDMISRNKLIVWMHWFAAVAMLGAAMSPTIGWLKAASLVVGISTTACQVFIPFAAQLAKEEERGRVVGSMMGGLLTGILLSRTLAGFVAQELGWRGVYYVASGLMVVMALLLNATLPSERPSFKGSYRELMTSLWHLLRTQPVIRQSSLIGASLFAAVSAFWATLAFFLEAPPFGYSLSVIGLFGVIGAGGALASPLVGRIADRRSAVVPIRIGIGLMILGFLILFRADWSVGIVVAGVILLDIGVQCAHVPNLARNYRLLPEARTRLNTIYMTSYFIGGTLGSTLGSLAWNAGGWTGVCLSGLGLISVAAVAVLLESFGNGPVARISRGRAVL, from the coding sequence ATGCTGACCAATAAGCTGAGGTACATCATGGCGACGGGATGCGCCATTCTCGTAGGAAATATCTATTACTGCCAGCCGCTTTTGGGCGAATTGTCCCGGAGTTTTGCCGTTAGCGAACGCTCGGCGGCCTTTGTCAATATTTTCACCCAGGCGGGTTACCTGCTCGGTCTTTTCTTTATTGTTCCCTTAGGCGATATGATCAGCCGGAATAAGCTCATTGTATGGATGCACTGGTTTGCGGCCGTGGCGATGCTGGGCGCGGCCATGTCGCCCACCATCGGCTGGTTGAAGGCGGCGTCCCTGGTGGTCGGGATATCCACCACGGCCTGCCAGGTATTCATCCCCTTTGCCGCCCAACTGGCCAAAGAAGAGGAACGCGGGCGGGTCGTGGGCTCCATGATGGGCGGCCTGCTGACGGGGATCCTGTTGTCGCGGACGCTGGCGGGTTTTGTGGCCCAGGAATTGGGCTGGAGGGGCGTATACTACGTGGCTTCGGGGTTGATGGTGGTGATGGCATTGCTATTGAACGCCACTTTGCCGTCCGAGCGGCCGTCCTTTAAGGGTTCATATCGGGAGTTGATGACATCCCTGTGGCACCTTTTAAGGACGCAACCGGTTATCCGCCAAAGTTCGCTCATCGGGGCCTCGCTGTTTGCGGCGGTCTCCGCCTTCTGGGCGACCCTCGCTTTTTTCCTGGAAGCCCCGCCTTTCGGGTACAGCCTTTCGGTGATCGGCTTGTTTGGTGTGATCGGGGCCGGTGGCGCCCTGGCCAGCCCGCTGGTGGGCCGTATCGCGGACAGGCGCAGCGCCGTTGTCCCCATCCGGATCGGGATCGGGCTGATGATCCTGGGGTTTTTGATCCTGTTTAGGGCCGATTGGAGCGTAGGCATCGTCGTGGCGGGGGTCATTTTACTGGACATCGGCGTGCAGTGCGCACACGTCCCCAACCTGGCCCGGAACTACCGGTTGCTGCCGGAAGCCAGGACGCGGTTGAACACCATCTATATGACCTCGTACTTCATTGGGGGGACCCTGGGGTCGACCCTGGGCAGCCTGGCCTGGAATGCGGGGGGCTGGACCGGGGTTTGTCTGTCGGGGCTGGGGCTGATCTCCGTGGCGGCGGTGGCCGTCCTGTTGGAATCGTTCGGGAACGGACCCGTGGCGAGAATATCCCGGGGAAGAGCCGTTTTGTAG
- a CDS encoding outer membrane beta-barrel family protein encodes MKTSILLVLTVIGGLIGWRASAQTLSGTVTDSVSHKPLERAVVCVVAQGRRDSLRVSTDTSGIYEIKKVPPGDVFVVVSFIGYRTQTRLLRAGTRGDLGNTALVPQVREMQEVVIEAPAIRLKEDTVEYRSDAYPVRKDAVLEDLLRKLPGIQVDQNGNITAYGRPVTKIRIGGKDFFLGDPKLATQNIPAEIIDKIQVIDDKSEQAKLTGFDDGEREQVINLSIKKNRMDSYFGNLTAGAGNDGRYLSAVRAFRFDQDQQLALIGGANNTNGTNITSGATTSGPPDNNAASMGVNFSGKLAAHLTLTGSYNYSTSHSITDQWSRREYFLDTSYIYLQDVHSDSRQQTHSIQMALGYGVGKNDTVIFRPSLNYGINHRQTANAFSFEDAAGDTTSQGTQAYSADNTSPNLSGTVTWLHRFGKPGRALTANVSAGPGPVRETDNNFSTNHIYTPSLLDTIWQTSDIHTRKQQYSASLNYVEPLGKNKSMEVSYNYNRNENLSAKDVYDISALNKSLNDSLTNSFDNVLVTHRIAVNFRQGNKKYNYQVGLGVQPTLLDSRSVIMDTPRTFRQPSLEVVPVASFYYQFSANRRIHFYYNGATQQPSIAQLQPVPDYTNPLFVAEGNPNLKPSFNHNFRVSYNDLDRLTGRSFFLNGYSTVQQNAIVSNITLLTGGKQVVQPVNIQGNYSIGSSYNYSRPFWGRQFTLSANGSLGYNQNVSLQSGVRNTGKNWTGAQGLRLMVTMGKWLDLTSEGVYTFNNSVYSLAATAANRVSSWAFRQEGRVDVIGDLSLRYTFSYTINENVPPGVSPTITLMSMVLEKRILHEKGILALSVNDLFDNAVGYSHGWGQGYTEDDQNTVMGRFVLASFTWKFQQIRAGAKMPGGVSR; translated from the coding sequence ATGAAGACAAGTATACTGCTGGTGCTAACCGTGATAGGTGGGCTGATCGGGTGGAGGGCGTCGGCCCAGACCTTGTCGGGCACGGTTACCGATTCGGTTTCGCACAAACCCCTGGAAAGGGCGGTGGTTTGCGTGGTGGCCCAGGGCAGGAGGGATTCCCTCCGGGTGTCTACAGATACATCAGGGATCTACGAAATAAAAAAGGTTCCCCCCGGGGACGTCTTCGTCGTGGTGAGCTTTATAGGCTATCGCACGCAGACGCGTTTGCTGCGGGCGGGAACCAGGGGGGACCTGGGCAATACCGCCCTGGTCCCCCAGGTGCGTGAGATGCAGGAAGTCGTGATCGAGGCGCCTGCCATACGGCTCAAGGAAGACACGGTGGAATACCGGTCGGATGCCTATCCTGTACGAAAGGACGCCGTGCTGGAAGACCTGCTCCGGAAGCTGCCCGGTATACAGGTAGACCAAAACGGCAATATTACCGCCTACGGCCGGCCCGTGACAAAGATCAGGATCGGCGGGAAAGACTTTTTCCTGGGGGACCCGAAACTGGCCACGCAAAACATACCCGCGGAGATCATCGACAAAATACAGGTGATCGACGACAAAAGTGAGCAAGCTAAACTGACGGGGTTTGACGACGGGGAAAGGGAACAGGTGATTAACCTCTCCATCAAAAAGAACCGGATGGACTCCTATTTTGGGAACCTGACCGCCGGGGCCGGAAACGATGGCCGTTACCTGAGCGCGGTGCGGGCTTTTCGCTTCGACCAGGATCAGCAACTGGCCTTGATCGGGGGCGCCAACAATACCAACGGGACCAATATTACATCGGGGGCGACCACCTCCGGCCCCCCGGACAATAATGCCGCTTCGATGGGCGTGAACTTTTCGGGAAAGCTGGCGGCTCACCTGACGCTCACCGGCAGCTACAATTACAGCACGAGCCATTCCATTACGGATCAGTGGTCCAGGCGGGAATATTTCCTGGATACCTCGTATATCTATCTGCAGGATGTGCACTCGGACAGCCGTCAGCAGACCCATTCTATCCAAATGGCTTTGGGTTATGGCGTGGGCAAAAATGATACCGTGATTTTTCGCCCCAGCCTGAACTATGGCATCAACCACCGGCAGACGGCCAACGCCTTCAGCTTCGAGGATGCGGCCGGCGATACGACGAGCCAGGGGACCCAGGCGTACAGCGCGGACAACACATCGCCCAACCTTTCAGGAACGGTGACCTGGCTGCACCGGTTTGGAAAACCGGGGCGGGCCCTAACCGCCAATGTCAGCGCGGGACCCGGTCCCGTCCGGGAAACCGACAATAATTTCTCCACCAACCACATTTACACGCCTTCCCTGTTGGATACGATTTGGCAGACCAGCGACATCCATACCCGGAAACAACAGTATTCCGCCAGCCTCAACTATGTCGAACCCCTTGGGAAGAACAAAAGCATGGAGGTGTCGTATAACTATAACCGCAACGAAAACCTGTCCGCGAAAGACGTTTACGACATCAGTGCGCTCAATAAATCCCTGAACGACAGCCTCACCAATTCGTTTGACAATGTGTTGGTCACCCACAGGATCGCCGTGAATTTCCGCCAGGGGAATAAAAAGTACAACTACCAGGTGGGGCTGGGGGTTCAGCCTACCCTCCTGGACAGCCGTTCGGTTATCATGGACACGCCCCGGACGTTCCGGCAGCCCTCTCTGGAGGTGGTGCCCGTCGCCAGTTTTTACTACCAGTTCAGCGCCAACAGGCGGATCCACTTTTATTACAATGGCGCTACCCAGCAACCCAGCATCGCGCAACTTCAACCCGTGCCGGATTATACCAACCCACTTTTTGTGGCCGAAGGGAATCCCAACCTGAAACCCTCGTTCAACCACAACTTCCGGGTCAGCTATAACGACCTGGACCGGCTTACGGGGCGCTCGTTTTTTCTAAACGGGTACTCCACCGTCCAGCAAAACGCGATCGTCAGCAACATCACCCTGCTCACCGGCGGCAAACAGGTGGTCCAGCCGGTGAACATACAGGGCAATTACTCGATCGGGAGTTCCTATAACTACTCGCGGCCCTTTTGGGGTCGACAGTTTACCCTGTCGGCCAACGGCAGCCTGGGGTATAACCAAAACGTCAGCCTCCAGTCCGGGGTGCGCAATACCGGAAAAAACTGGACGGGTGCGCAGGGGTTGCGCCTGATGGTGACCATGGGCAAATGGCTGGACCTGACCTCGGAGGGGGTATATACGTTTAACAACAGTGTGTATTCCCTGGCGGCTACGGCTGCCAACCGTGTATCCTCCTGGGCCTTTAGACAGGAAGGACGCGTGGATGTCATCGGGGACCTGTCGTTGCGGTATACTTTTTCCTACACCATCAACGAGAATGTCCCCCCTGGCGTCAGCCCGACGATTACCCTGATGAGCATGGTCCTGGAAAAGCGTATTCTCCATGAAAAAGGCATCCTGGCCCTGTCGGTCAACGACTTGTTCGACAACGCCGTGGGGTATTCCCATGGGTGGGGCCAAGGGTATACGGAAGACGATCAAAATACGGTCATGGGCAGGTTTGTCCTGGCTTCGTTCACCTGGAAGTTCCAACAAATTCGCGCGGGTGCAAAAATGCCGGGCGGCGTAAGCAGGTGA
- the lysA gene encoding diaminopimelate decarboxylase: MTNEQLIHIAREYGTPVYIYDADKIAIQYGKLQRAFSACSARFFYACKALTNINVLRYMRALGAGLDCVSINEVKLGLLAGFEPGNILFTPNCVDLEEIVQAKELGVLLNIDNISILEQFGNKFGGSYPVCIRLNPHIMAGGNYKISTGHVDSKFGISIHQIRHIERIVKTFKIHVNGLHMHTGSEIKDVNVFLQGLEVMFEEARHFDRLEFIDLGSGFKVPYQEGEPETDVDTLGKKVCAAFAAFSKEYGRSLEVWFEPGKYLVSESGYLVVKANVIKQTTATVFVGVNSGFNHLIRPMFYDAYHRIENLSNPGGAERIYTVVGHICETDTFAWDRKLNEVREGDLLVFYNAGAYGFEMSSNFNSRLRPAEVMVEKGEARLIRKRDVFEDLLRGQVYEAPQLSATE; encoded by the coding sequence ATGACCAACGAACAACTGATCCATATTGCCCGTGAATACGGGACCCCTGTATATATATACGACGCCGATAAAATTGCCATCCAATATGGCAAGCTGCAACGTGCTTTTTCGGCTTGCAGCGCGCGCTTTTTCTACGCCTGTAAGGCCCTGACCAATATCAATGTACTTCGGTATATGCGCGCTTTGGGCGCCGGGCTGGATTGCGTCAGCATCAACGAAGTGAAGCTGGGTCTCCTGGCCGGTTTCGAGCCCGGGAACATCCTGTTCACGCCCAATTGCGTGGACCTGGAAGAGATCGTCCAGGCCAAGGAACTGGGCGTGCTGCTGAACATCGACAACATCTCCATCCTGGAGCAGTTTGGCAATAAGTTCGGGGGTTCTTACCCGGTGTGTATCCGGCTCAATCCCCACATCATGGCAGGTGGGAACTATAAGATCTCCACGGGTCACGTGGACAGCAAGTTCGGGATTTCCATCCACCAGATCCGGCACATCGAGCGGATCGTCAAGACGTTCAAGATCCACGTCAACGGGCTGCACATGCATACCGGCAGTGAAATCAAAGACGTGAACGTTTTTCTCCAGGGGTTGGAGGTCATGTTCGAAGAGGCCCGTCACTTCGACCGGCTGGAATTTATCGACCTGGGCAGCGGGTTTAAGGTGCCCTACCAGGAAGGCGAGCCGGAAACCGACGTGGACACGCTGGGTAAAAAAGTATGCGCGGCCTTTGCCGCCTTTTCAAAAGAATATGGCCGTTCCCTGGAAGTCTGGTTCGAGCCGGGCAAATACCTGGTCAGCGAGTCCGGATACCTGGTGGTCAAGGCAAACGTGATCAAGCAAACCACGGCCACTGTCTTCGTGGGGGTGAATTCCGGGTTTAACCACCTGATTCGTCCCATGTTCTACGATGCCTATCACCGGATAGAAAACCTGTCCAACCCCGGTGGCGCGGAACGCATATATACCGTGGTCGGTCATATCTGTGAAACGGATACCTTTGCCTGGGACCGCAAGCTCAACGAGGTGCGGGAGGGCGACCTCCTGGTCTTCTATAATGCCGGGGCCTACGGGTTCGAGATGTCCTCGAACTTCAACTCCCGTCTGCGGCCGGCGGAGGTGATGGTGGAAAAGGGTGAGGCCCGGCTGATCCGGAAGCGGGATGTGTTCGAGGACCTGTTGAGGGGTCAGGTGTATGAGGCGCCGCAACTCAGTGCAACCGAATGA
- a CDS encoding HlyD family secretion protein produces the protein MPSPIRRSEELDEIISSRPGFYERWALWGFFILLAVLAGGVGLIHYPDIVQADATLAATNAPKEVVPHSSGRLVRLLAANDDLVREGSAIGWLESTADHAAVFRLDTLLDSCLHLLNTDRTDKASALFRAPFGNLGELQTTYQQFIQAYQQFNDYLVNGYYIHRKEGLTRDLEYLRQMHGVLEDQQKLTRKDLTLSQEAYDANSSLYQEKVISRQDMRDQESKLVGKQLTLPQISSALLANETSQVDKQRDIDELEHSISQQKVLFQQAVRTLKSGAEDWIRKYVLTAPVGGRVVFIVPLQVDQYIQEGKVLGFVDPLNSRFYAQVNLGQANLGKLEVGQRVQLRFDAYPYQEFGYVEGRLQYISKVPSDSGFLANIELTHGLLTAYGRPIQYKNGLRAQALIVTKDMRLAERFYSSVVKRISR, from the coding sequence ATGCCATCCCCTATAAGAAGATCGGAGGAATTGGACGAGATCATCTCCAGCCGGCCCGGGTTTTACGAACGCTGGGCCCTTTGGGGCTTTTTTATCTTATTGGCTGTTTTGGCGGGGGGTGTCGGGTTGATCCATTACCCGGACATCGTCCAGGCCGATGCCACCCTGGCGGCCACCAATGCCCCCAAGGAAGTGGTACCTCATTCCAGCGGCCGCCTGGTGCGTTTGCTGGCGGCCAACGATGACCTGGTCCGGGAGGGAAGCGCCATCGGATGGTTGGAAAGCACGGCGGATCACGCGGCGGTGTTCCGGCTGGATACGCTTTTGGACAGCTGTCTGCATTTGTTGAACACGGATCGTACGGATAAAGCGTCCGCGCTTTTCAGGGCGCCGTTTGGAAACCTGGGAGAGCTGCAGACCACGTATCAACAATTTATACAAGCGTATCAGCAGTTCAACGACTACCTGGTGAACGGGTATTACATCCATCGCAAGGAAGGCCTGACCCGCGACCTGGAGTATCTCCGGCAAATGCACGGCGTCCTGGAGGACCAGCAAAAACTGACGCGTAAAGACCTGACGCTTTCTCAGGAAGCTTACGACGCCAACAGTTCGCTCTACCAGGAAAAAGTCATTTCCCGCCAGGACATGCGGGACCAGGAAAGCAAATTGGTGGGCAAACAGCTGACCCTGCCGCAAATCAGCTCCGCCCTCTTAGCCAATGAAACCAGCCAGGTGGACAAGCAAAGGGATATAGATGAGCTGGAACACAGCATTTCCCAGCAGAAGGTCCTGTTCCAGCAGGCCGTCCGGACGTTGAAAAGCGGTGCGGAGGACTGGATCCGGAAATATGTGCTGACGGCCCCCGTCGGCGGTCGGGTGGTGTTTATCGTTCCCCTGCAGGTGGACCAGTACATCCAGGAGGGCAAGGTGCTGGGGTTCGTGGACCCGCTCAACAGCCGTTTTTATGCGCAGGTCAACCTGGGACAGGCCAACCTGGGGAAGCTGGAGGTGGGGCAGCGCGTGCAGCTTCGTTTCGATGCCTATCCATACCAGGAATTCGGGTACGTGGAAGGGCGACTCCAGTACATCTCCAAGGTGCCTTCGGACAGCGGGTTCCTGGCCAATATCGAGCTAACCCATGGACTCCTGACCGCTTATGGAAGGCCTATCCAATACAAAAACGGCCTCCGTGCACAGGCGCTGATCGTTACCAAGGATATGCGGCTGGCAGAGCGTTTTTATTCCTCCGTTGTAAAACGGATAAGCCGGTAA